In a genomic window of Enterobacter asburiae:
- a CDS encoding GIY-YIG nuclease family protein yields MLWCVHLNILNLFTVCWFLYLVRTADNALYTGITTDVARRFLQHQTGKGAKALRGKGELQLAFSAAVGDRSLALRLEYRIKQLTKRQKERLVTGDGSFEALRESLIKSD; encoded by the coding sequence ATGCTATGGTGCGTTCACCTTAACATACTGAATCTGTTTACTGTGTGCTGGTTTCTCTATCTTGTCCGAACCGCTGATAACGCACTCTACACCGGGATCACCACCGATGTGGCGCGGCGTTTTTTACAACATCAAACGGGAAAAGGGGCAAAAGCGCTGCGGGGGAAAGGCGAACTGCAGCTGGCTTTTTCCGCCGCCGTGGGGGACAGATCGCTGGCGCTCAGGCTGGAGTATCGCATTAAGCAGCTGACGAAGCGCCAGAAAGAGCGCCTCGTAACCGGAGACGGCTCCTTTGAGGCGCTACGCGAGAGCCTGATTAAAAGCGATTGA
- a CDS encoding SCP2 domain-containing protein: MLDKLRSRLVQFGPSMLSVPVRLAPFALKRQVLEQVLSWQFRQALQDGELEFLEGRWLSIEVRDIGLRWFTSVENDQLIVRESAEADVSFSANASDLLMIAARKQDPDTLFFQRRLVIEGDTELGLYVKNLMDAIELEQMPKALRVMLMQMADFVEAGLKSPPDSKHTSVGEPC, translated from the coding sequence GTGCTGGATAAACTGCGTTCACGTCTCGTACAATTCGGTCCATCAATGCTGAGCGTGCCGGTCAGGCTGGCGCCGTTCGCGCTTAAACGGCAGGTACTGGAGCAGGTCCTGAGCTGGCAGTTCCGTCAGGCGCTGCAGGACGGTGAACTGGAGTTTCTGGAAGGCCGCTGGTTAAGCATTGAGGTTCGTGACATCGGGCTGCGCTGGTTTACTTCGGTTGAGAACGACCAGCTGATCGTTCGTGAGTCCGCCGAGGCGGATGTGAGCTTTAGCGCCAACGCCAGCGACCTGCTGATGATTGCCGCGCGCAAGCAGGATCCGGATACGCTCTTCTTCCAGCGCCGTCTGGTGATTGAGGGCGACACGGAGCTTGGCCTGTACGTTAAGAATTTAATGGATGCCATTGAGCTGGAGCAGATGCCGAAAGCGCTGCGCGTGATGTTGATGCAAATGGCAGATTTCGTTGAGGCGGGGCTGAAATCCCCGCCGGACAGTAAACACACTTCAGTAGGTGAGCCATGCTGA
- a CDS encoding enterotoxin yields the protein MKKVLTLSMLALFVSHGALAANYALDNDNIALSFDDASSAVVVKDKKTNHPIAPQELFFLTLPDETKIHTADFTIKHVEKQDNAIVVDFTHPDFNVTVKLNLVKGKYASIDYTVAAVGQPRDVAKITFFPTKKQSQAPYVDGAINSSPIVADSFFILPDKPIVNTYAYEATTNLNVELKTPIQPETPVSFTTWFGTFPEISQLRRSVNQFIDAVRPRPYKPYLHYNSWMDIGFFNPYTEQDVLGRMDEWNKEFITGRGVTLDAFLLDDGWDDLTGRWLFGPAFSNGFGKVREKADSLHSSVGLWLSPWGGYNKPRDMRVSHAEEYGFETVDGKLALSGPNYFKNFNEQIVKLIENEHITSFKLDGMGNANAHIQGSPYASDFDASIALLHNMRSANPNLFINLTTGTNASPSWLFYADSIWRQGDDINLYGPGTPVQQWMTYRDAETYRSIVRKGPLFPLNSLMYHGIVSAENAYYGLEKVQTDSDFADQVWSYFATGTQLQELYITPSMLNKAKWDTLAQAAKWSRDNASVLVDTHWIGGDPTALQVYGWASWSKDKAILGLRNPSDKPQSYFLDLAKDFEIPTGNAAQFSLKAVYGSNSTVPEEYKNAVVITLQPLETLVFEAMPVN from the coding sequence ATGAAAAAAGTGCTCACACTCTCGATGCTGGCCCTGTTTGTTTCTCACGGCGCTCTGGCCGCCAACTACGCGCTGGATAACGACAATATTGCTCTGTCGTTTGACGATGCCAGTTCAGCGGTAGTGGTAAAAGACAAGAAAACGAACCACCCCATCGCGCCGCAGGAGCTGTTCTTTCTGACGCTGCCGGACGAGACAAAAATCCACACCGCGGATTTCACCATTAAGCACGTCGAAAAGCAGGACAACGCAATTGTCGTCGACTTTACCCATCCTGACTTTAACGTAACGGTGAAGCTGAACCTGGTGAAGGGGAAATACGCCAGCATCGACTACACCGTTGCCGCAGTCGGCCAGCCACGAGACGTGGCGAAAATTACCTTCTTCCCGACCAAAAAGCAGTCTCAGGCACCCTATGTTGACGGGGCGATTAACAGCTCGCCGATCGTTGCTGATTCGTTCTTTATTTTGCCGGACAAGCCCATCGTTAACACTTACGCCTATGAAGCGACCACCAATCTCAACGTAGAGCTGAAAACGCCGATCCAGCCGGAAACGCCGGTCAGCTTTACCACCTGGTTCGGCACCTTCCCGGAAATCAGCCAGCTGCGCCGCAGCGTGAACCAGTTTATTGATGCCGTGCGTCCGCGACCGTACAAGCCTTATCTGCACTACAACAGCTGGATGGATATCGGCTTTTTCAATCCGTACACCGAGCAGGATGTGCTGGGGCGGATGGACGAGTGGAATAAGGAGTTTATTACCGGGCGCGGCGTGACGCTGGACGCCTTCCTGCTGGACGACGGCTGGGACGACCTTACCGGGCGCTGGCTGTTTGGCCCGGCATTCAGCAACGGTTTTGGCAAGGTTCGGGAAAAAGCCGACAGCCTGCACAGCTCGGTCGGACTGTGGCTCTCGCCGTGGGGAGGCTACAACAAGCCGCGCGACATGCGCGTCTCGCATGCAGAAGAGTATGGGTTCGAAACCGTCGACGGGAAGCTGGCGCTGTCAGGGCCGAACTACTTTAAGAACTTCAATGAGCAGATCGTTAAGCTTATCGAAAACGAACACATTACCTCATTCAAGCTGGACGGGATGGGCAATGCCAACGCGCATATCCAGGGCAGCCCGTATGCCTCGGATTTTGACGCCTCTATCGCCCTGCTGCACAACATGCGCAGCGCCAACCCGAATCTGTTTATCAACCTGACGACAGGTACTAACGCCAGCCCGTCCTGGCTGTTCTACGCCGACTCGATCTGGCGCCAGGGCGATGACATCAACCTGTACGGCCCCGGCACGCCGGTACAGCAGTGGATGACCTACCGCGATGCGGAAACGTACCGCTCCATTGTGCGCAAAGGCCCGCTGTTCCCGCTGAACTCGCTGATGTACCACGGGATCGTCAGCGCGGAAAATGCCTATTACGGGCTGGAGAAAGTCCAAACGGACAGCGATTTTGCCGATCAGGTCTGGAGCTACTTCGCGACCGGCACGCAGCTGCAGGAGCTGTATATCACCCCTTCAATGCTGAACAAGGCGAAATGGGATACCCTGGCGCAGGCGGCAAAATGGTCGCGGGATAACGCCAGCGTGCTGGTGGATACGCACTGGATTGGTGGTGATCCAACCGCGCTGCAGGTTTACGGCTGGGCATCCTGGAGCAAGGACAAAGCGATTCTCGGCTTGCGTAACCCGTCGGATAAGCCGCAAAGCTACTTCCTGGATTTGGCGAAAGATTTCGAAATCCCGACAGGAAACGCGGCGCAGTTTAGTCTGAAAGCGGTGTACGGCAGTAATTCAACCGTACCGGAGGAGTACAAAAACGCGGTGGTGATTACGCTGCAGCCGCTGGAAACGCTGGTGTTTGAGGCGATGCCAGTTAACTAA
- a CDS encoding N-acetyltransferase: MLIRVEIGIDAPGIDALLRRAFESDAEAQLVHDLREDGLITLGLVATDDEGQVVGYVAFSPVIVQGEDLQWVGMAPLAVDENYRGQGLARQLVYEGLDSLNEFGYAAVVTLGDPAFYGRLGFEQAAHYDLRCRWPGTESAFQVHRLADDALNGVNGLVDYHDHFNRF; the protein is encoded by the coding sequence ATGCTGATTCGAGTCGAAATTGGGATTGATGCACCGGGTATCGATGCGTTATTACGCCGCGCTTTTGAGAGCGATGCGGAAGCCCAACTGGTCCACGATCTCCGTGAAGACGGCCTGATCACGCTGGGGCTGGTTGCCACCGATGACGAAGGTCAGGTTGTCGGCTATGTGGCCTTCAGCCCGGTGATCGTTCAGGGTGAAGATCTTCAGTGGGTGGGCATGGCACCGCTGGCGGTAGATGAAAACTACCGCGGGCAGGGCCTGGCGCGCCAGCTGGTCTATGAAGGGCTGGACTCGCTTAATGAGTTTGGCTATGCCGCCGTGGTCACGCTGGGCGATCCGGCATTCTATGGCCGTTTAGGCTTCGAGCAGGCCGCGCATTACGATCTGCGCTGCCGCTGGCCGGGTACCGAATCCGCCTTCCAGGTACATCGCCTGGCGGATGATGCCCTGAATGGCGTAAATGGTCTGGTGGACTACCACGACCATTTCAATCGCTTTTAA
- the diaA gene encoding DnaA initiator-associating protein DiaA, whose translation MLERIKVCFTESIQTQIAAAEALPDAISRAAMTLVQSLLNGNKILCCGNGTSAANAQHFAASMINRFETERPSLPAIALNTDNVVLTAIANDRLHDEIYAKQVRALGHAGDVLLAISTRGNSRDIVKAVEAAVTRDMTIVALTGYDGGELAGLLGPQDVEIRIPSHRSARIQEMHMLTVNCLCDLIDNTLFPHQDD comes from the coding sequence GTGCTCGAAAGAATTAAAGTGTGCTTCACAGAAAGCATCCAGACTCAGATTGCCGCGGCGGAAGCCCTTCCGGACGCGATCTCTCGCGCTGCAATGACGCTGGTGCAATCCCTGCTTAACGGCAACAAAATCCTCTGTTGTGGCAACGGAACCTCAGCCGCCAACGCACAGCATTTTGCTGCCAGCATGATCAATCGCTTTGAAACAGAACGCCCGAGTTTACCTGCCATTGCACTTAATACCGATAATGTGGTCTTAACAGCGATTGCTAACGATCGTCTGCATGACGAAATTTACGCGAAGCAGGTGCGCGCCCTGGGGCACGCCGGCGATGTGCTGCTGGCCATCTCCACGCGCGGCAACAGCCGGGACATCGTCAAAGCCGTTGAAGCCGCCGTTACCCGCGACATGACCATCGTCGCCTTAACCGGCTACGACGGCGGTGAGCTGGCGGGTCTGCTCGGGCCGCAGGATGTGGAAATCCGCATTCCGTCTCACCGGAGCGCACGTATTCAGGAGATGCATATGCTCACGGTGAACTGCTTATGCGATTTGATCGATAACACGCTTTTCCCTCACCAGGATGATTAA
- the rsmI gene encoding 16S rRNA (cytidine(1402)-2'-O)-methyltransferase yields the protein MKQHETADNSQGQLYIVPTPIGNLSDITQRALTVLQAVDLIAAEDTRHTGLLLQHFAISARLFALHDHNEQQKAETLVAKLKEGQNIALVSDAGTPLINDPGYHLVRTCREAGIRVVPLPGPCAAIAALSAAGLPSDRFCYEGFLPAKSKGRRDVLKELEAEPRTLIFYESTHRLLESLEDMVTVWGESRYVVLARELTKTWETIHGAPVGELLAWVKEDENRRKGEMVLIVEGHKAEEDALPADALRTLALLQAELPLKKAAALAAEIHGVKKNALYKHALEQQGE from the coding sequence ATGAAACAACACGAAACGGCAGATAATTCTCAAGGCCAGCTTTATATTGTACCTACTCCTATCGGGAATTTGTCTGATATTACCCAACGTGCCCTCACTGTATTGCAAGCTGTTGATTTAATTGCGGCTGAAGACACCCGACACACCGGTTTACTGCTGCAACATTTCGCAATTAGCGCTCGATTGTTTGCTCTGCACGATCACAATGAGCAACAAAAAGCCGAAACGCTGGTGGCGAAGCTGAAAGAGGGGCAGAACATTGCGCTGGTCTCCGATGCCGGTACGCCGCTGATTAACGACCCTGGCTATCACCTGGTGCGTACCTGCCGTGAAGCCGGTATTCGCGTTGTGCCACTGCCGGGGCCGTGCGCCGCCATTGCTGCTTTGAGCGCGGCGGGTCTGCCGTCCGATCGCTTCTGCTATGAAGGTTTCCTGCCCGCCAAATCCAAAGGCCGCCGCGATGTGTTAAAGGAACTGGAGGCCGAGCCGCGTACCCTGATTTTCTACGAATCCACTCACCGTCTGCTGGAAAGCCTGGAAGATATGGTCACCGTCTGGGGCGAGAGTCGCTACGTGGTGCTGGCGCGCGAGCTGACCAAAACCTGGGAAACCATTCACGGTGCGCCGGTGGGTGAACTGCTGGCGTGGGTGAAGGAAGACGAAAACCGCCGCAAGGGTGAAATGGTGCTGATTGTCGAAGGACATAAGGCGGAAGAGGATGCCTTGCCTGCCGATGCGCTGCGCACGCTGGCGCTGCTGCAGGCGGAACTGCCGCTGAAGAAAGCGGCGGCATTAGCGGCGGAGATCCACGGCGTGAAGAAAAATGCGCTGTATAAGCATGCGCTGGAGCAGCAGGGGGAGTAA
- a CDS encoding penicillin-binding protein activator: MVPLTFLRKKATRSVPLLLAALIFAGCGTQAPDQSTAHLQGSAQADSGFYLQQMSQSTNDTRINWQLLAIRALLKEGKTQQAAELFGQLPKELNDTQRLEQSLLSAELKVAQKDYESAKKILGSIDLSALDKNQQARFWQAGITAEQGRPSLTLLRALIAQEPLLAGADKQKNIDATWQALASMTQDQAKALVINADENVLQGWLDLQQMWFNNRSDPKMLKAGITDWQTRYPQNPGAKMLPTQLVNVQNFKPASTSKIALLLPLNGQAAVFGRTIQQGFEAAKNGTSPVTGSAVPVQAAQAANVNDVVSPSAAETSDLTTAQTPAQGTMQNPVTAPTTPPATAAPAAQPPAETQATPAPEATAEQPQQQPVQPASQPAAQPQAVATTSANPGAELKIYDTSSKPLDQVLAQVQQDGASIVVGPLLKNNVEELMKSNTTLNVLALNQPEQVQNRANICYFALSPEDEARDAARHIHEQGKQAPLLLIPRSTLGDRVANAFADEWQKLGGGIVLQQKFGSVSELRAGVNGGAGIALNGSPVSASLPQQQSVTIGGLTIPAPPTDAQISGGGKVDAAYIVATPQEIAFIKPMIAMRNGSQSGATLYASSRSAQGTAGPDFRLEMDGLQYSEIPMLAGSNPALMQQALSSVRNDYSLARLYAMGVDAWALANHFTQMRQVPGFELNGNTGDLTATQDCVINRKLSWLKYQQGQIVPAS; this comes from the coding sequence ATGGTACCGTTAACGTTTCTTCGAAAAAAAGCCACGCGCAGCGTGCCGCTTCTGCTCGCAGCACTGATATTTGCAGGCTGTGGCACCCAGGCACCTGACCAGAGCACCGCCCATCTTCAGGGCTCCGCTCAGGCTGATTCTGGCTTTTATCTGCAACAAATGTCGCAGAGTACAAATGATACCAGGATCAACTGGCAATTACTCGCCATTCGTGCACTGCTGAAAGAGGGCAAAACCCAGCAGGCTGCCGAGCTGTTCGGCCAACTGCCGAAAGAGCTTAACGATACCCAGCGTCTTGAGCAGAGCCTGCTCTCTGCCGAGCTGAAGGTCGCGCAGAAAGACTATGAGAGCGCGAAAAAGATCCTGGGGAGCATCGACCTGAGCGCGCTGGATAAAAACCAGCAGGCGCGCTTCTGGCAGGCGGGCATCACCGCAGAACAGGGGCGTCCTTCCCTGACCCTGCTGCGCGCCTTGATTGCCCAGGAGCCGCTGCTCGCCGGGGCCGACAAGCAGAAAAACATTGATGCCACCTGGCAGGCACTTGCCTCGATGACCCAGGATCAGGCAAAGGCGCTGGTCATCAACGCGGACGAAAACGTGCTGCAGGGCTGGCTGGATCTGCAGCAGATGTGGTTTAACAACCGCAGCGATCCAAAAATGCTGAAAGCCGGTATTACCGACTGGCAGACCCGTTACCCGCAGAACCCGGGGGCGAAAATGCTGCCAACCCAGCTGGTAAACGTGCAGAACTTTAAGCCAGCATCGACCAGCAAAATCGCGCTGCTTCTGCCGCTAAATGGTCAGGCGGCCGTGTTTGGCCGTACGATTCAACAGGGCTTTGAAGCGGCGAAAAACGGCACCTCGCCGGTGACGGGCAGTGCGGTACCGGTACAGGCGGCCCAGGCGGCCAACGTAAACGACGTTGTCAGCCCCTCCGCCGCAGAGACCAGTGACCTGACCACGGCGCAAACGCCGGCGCAGGGCACAATGCAAAACCCGGTTACCGCACCGACTACCCCACCAGCTACAGCAGCACCTGCGGCACAGCCTCCGGCTGAGACACAAGCGACGCCTGCACCTGAGGCAACAGCAGAACAGCCTCAACAGCAGCCTGTACAACCTGCATCCCAACCTGCCGCTCAGCCGCAGGCCGTGGCGACCACCAGCGCGAATCCTGGCGCTGAGCTGAAAATCTACGACACCAGTTCGAAACCGCTCGATCAGGTGCTGGCGCAGGTTCAGCAGGACGGGGCGAGCATCGTTGTCGGCCCGCTGCTGAAAAATAACGTGGAAGAGCTGATGAAGAGCAACACCACGCTGAACGTGCTGGCGCTCAACCAGCCGGAGCAGGTTCAGAACCGGGCCAATATTTGCTACTTCGCGCTTTCTCCGGAAGATGAAGCCCGCGATGCAGCGCGTCATATCCACGAGCAGGGTAAACAGGCTCCGCTGCTGCTGATCCCGCGCAGTACGCTTGGCGATCGCGTGGCTAATGCCTTTGCCGACGAGTGGCAGAAGCTGGGCGGCGGCATCGTGCTGCAGCAGAAATTCGGTTCCGTCTCTGAACTGCGTGCGGGCGTCAACGGCGGGGCGGGTATCGCGCTTAACGGCAGCCCGGTTTCCGCCAGCCTGCCTCAGCAGCAGAGCGTGACCATTGGCGGGCTGACCATCCCTGCCCCACCTACCGACGCGCAGATTAGCGGTGGCGGTAAAGTGGATGCAGCCTATATCGTTGCCACGCCGCAGGAGATCGCCTTTATCAAACCGATGATTGCGATGCGTAACGGCAGCCAGAGCGGCGCAACGCTCTACGCCAGCTCCCGCAGCGCGCAAGGTACTGCGGGCCCGGATTTTCGTCTGGAAATGGACGGCCTGCAGTACAGTGAAATTCCAATGCTGGCGGGCAGCAACCCGGCGCTGATGCAGCAGGCGCTAAGCTCCGTACGTAACGACTACTCTCTGGCGCGTCTGTATGCGATGGGCGTCGATGCATGGGCGCTGGCGAACCACTTCACCCAGATGCGTCAGGTGCCGGGCTTTGAGCTTAACGGCAACACCGGCGATCTGACCGCGACGCAGGACTGCGTGATTAACAGGAAGTTATCATGGCTCAAATACCAGCAGGGGCAAATCGTCCCGGCCAGTTAA
- the yraP gene encoding divisome-associated lipoprotein YraP translates to MKALSTLAVLMSALLLQGCIAAAVVGTAAVGTKAATDPRSVGTQVDDGTLELRVNSALSKDEQIKKEARINVTAYQGKVLLTGQAPNTELSSRAKQIAMGVEGTTEVFNEIRQGQPISLGTASSDTWITTKVRSQLLGSDQVKSSNVKVTTENGEVFLLGLVTDREGKAAADIASRVSGVKHVTTAFTYIK, encoded by the coding sequence ATGAAGGCTTTATCGACCCTCGCAGTCCTTATGTCTGCATTACTGCTTCAGGGATGTATTGCTGCGGCCGTTGTGGGTACCGCTGCAGTGGGCACCAAAGCGGCGACCGATCCGCGCTCTGTGGGCACACAGGTGGATGACGGTACGCTGGAGCTGCGGGTCAACAGCGCGCTGTCGAAAGACGAACAAATCAAGAAAGAAGCGCGTATCAACGTGACGGCTTATCAGGGCAAAGTCCTGCTGACCGGCCAGGCACCGAATACCGAGCTCTCCAGCCGCGCTAAGCAGATCGCAATGGGCGTTGAGGGCACCACAGAAGTCTTCAATGAAATCCGTCAGGGTCAGCCAATCAGCCTGGGGACCGCGTCGTCTGACACATGGATCACCACCAAAGTCCGCTCCCAGTTGCTGGGCTCAGACCAGGTGAAATCCTCAAACGTGAAGGTAACGACCGAAAACGGTGAAGTGTTCCTGCTGGGTCTGGTGACCGACCGTGAAGGGAAAGCGGCGGCGGATATCGCCAGCCGGGTGAGCGGCGTGAAGCACGTCACCACCGCGTTTACCTACATTAAGTAA
- a CDS encoding NAD(P)H-binding protein, which translates to MSQVLITGATGLVGGHLLRLLIQDRHINYIAAPTRRPLLDISGVFNPHDPQLTDALAQVQDPIDIAFCCLGTTRREAGSKEAFVHADYTLVVDTALTAKKLGAKHFLVVSSHGASTGSPFFYNQVKGKMEEALIAQKWERLTIVRPSMLMGHRDERRFNESFFAPLFRILPGNWKSIEARDVAQAMLKEALAPSQEGVNIIPSAKLREIAQGEA; encoded by the coding sequence ATGAGTCAGGTACTGATTACAGGCGCAACCGGGCTGGTGGGCGGGCATCTGCTGCGGCTGCTGATCCAGGACCGCCATATTAACTATATCGCCGCACCGACGCGTCGCCCGCTGTTGGACATCTCCGGCGTCTTTAACCCGCATGACCCCCAGCTCACCGACGCGCTGGCGCAGGTGCAGGACCCGATAGATATCGCCTTTTGCTGCCTGGGCACGACGCGGCGTGAGGCGGGCAGTAAAGAAGCCTTTGTTCATGCGGACTACACGCTGGTAGTGGACACAGCCCTGACGGCGAAAAAGCTGGGGGCAAAACATTTCCTGGTGGTCAGCTCGCACGGCGCCAGCACCGGCTCGCCGTTTTTTTACAATCAGGTGAAGGGCAAAATGGAAGAGGCGCTGATTGCCCAGAAGTGGGAGCGTCTGACAATCGTGCGGCCTTCGATGCTGATGGGGCACCGCGACGAACGGCGTTTTAACGAATCCTTTTTCGCCCCGCTGTTTCGCATCCTGCCGGGTAACTGGAAGTCCATTGAGGCGCGGGATGTCGCGCAGGCGATGCTGAAAGAGGCGCTGGCACCGTCGCAGGAGGGCGTCAATATCATCCCTTCGGCAAAACTGCGTGAAATCGCGCAGGGCGAGGCGTAA
- a CDS encoding permease has protein sequence MTGQSSSQAATPVQWWKPALFFLVVIIGLWYVKWQPYYGKAFTAAETHSIGKSILVQAEASPLKAAWDYAMVYFLAVWKAAVLGVILGSLIQVLIPRNWLVKTLGQPRFQGTLLGTIFSLPGMMCSCCAAPVAAGMRRQRVSMGGALAFWMGNPLLNPATLVFMGFVLGWHFAVIRLVAGLLTVLVVATLVQKLVKDTVVEPAAVGLGVSEPQGGFFTRWGKALWQLFWSTIPVYILAVLVLGAARVWLFPHADGAIDNTLMWVIAMAVAGCLFVIPTAAEIPIVQTMMLAGMGTAPALALLITLPAISLPSLIMLRKSFPAKALWLTAGLVALSGVIVGGIALM, from the coding sequence ATGACTGGTCAGTCTTCATCTCAGGCGGCAACACCTGTCCAATGGTGGAAGCCCGCACTCTTCTTTCTCGTGGTCATCATTGGCCTCTGGTATGTGAAATGGCAGCCGTACTACGGCAAAGCCTTCACCGCCGCCGAAACGCACAGCATCGGTAAATCTATTCTCGTTCAGGCTGAAGCCAGCCCGCTGAAGGCGGCGTGGGATTATGCCATGGTCTACTTCCTCGCGGTGTGGAAAGCTGCCGTCTTAGGGGTGATCCTGGGATCGCTGATTCAGGTGCTTATCCCGCGTAACTGGCTGGTGAAAACTCTCGGTCAACCGCGCTTTCAGGGCACGCTGCTGGGCACGATTTTCTCCCTGCCGGGCATGATGTGCTCCTGCTGTGCCGCACCAGTTGCGGCGGGTATGCGCCGCCAGCGTGTATCCATGGGCGGTGCGCTGGCGTTCTGGATGGGGAACCCGCTTCTCAATCCGGCGACGCTGGTGTTTATGGGCTTTGTGCTCGGCTGGCATTTTGCCGTTATCCGTCTGGTTGCCGGGCTGCTGACGGTGCTGGTGGTGGCGACGCTGGTGCAAAAGCTGGTGAAGGATACTGTCGTCGAACCCGCAGCCGTTGGGCTGGGCGTCAGCGAACCGCAGGGCGGTTTCTTCACTCGCTGGGGTAAGGCGCTGTGGCAGCTTTTCTGGAGCACCATTCCGGTCTATATCCTGGCGGTCCTGGTTCTGGGTGCGGCGCGCGTCTGGCTCTTCCCGCATGCGGATGGCGCGATCGACAACACGCTGATGTGGGTGATTGCGATGGCCGTTGCAGGCTGCCTGTTTGTGATCCCCACAGCGGCGGAGATCCCGATTGTCCAGACCATGATGCTGGCCGGAATGGGCACCGCACCGGCGCTGGCGCTGCTTATCACATTGCCGGCAATCAGCCTGCCGTCGCTCATCATGCTGCGTAAATCTTTCCCGGCGAAAGCGCTGTGGTTGACGGCGGGGCTGGTGGCGCTGAGCGGGGTGATTGTCGGGGGTATTGCGTTGATGTAA
- a CDS encoding type 1 glutamine amidotransferase, translated as MGKKIAVLITDEFEDSEFTSPAEAFRKAGHEVITIEKEAGKTVKGHKGEATVTIDETIDNVSPSDFDALLLPGGHSPDSLRGDERFVTFTRDFVSTGKPVFAICHGPQLLISAEVVRGRKLTAVKPIVIDLKNAGAEFYDQEVVNDNDQLITSRTPDDLPAFNREALRLLGA; from the coding sequence ATGGGCAAGAAAATCGCAGTCTTGATTACCGACGAGTTTGAAGATTCAGAATTCACCTCTCCTGCAGAGGCGTTCCGCAAGGCGGGACACGAGGTTATTACCATTGAGAAAGAGGCGGGCAAAACGGTGAAAGGCCATAAGGGTGAAGCGACCGTGACCATCGATGAAACCATCGATAACGTTAGCCCCTCAGATTTCGATGCCCTGCTGCTGCCAGGCGGCCATTCACCGGATTCCCTGCGCGGGGACGAGCGCTTCGTGACTTTTACCCGGGACTTTGTCTCTACCGGCAAACCGGTCTTTGCCATCTGTCACGGCCCGCAGCTGCTCATCAGCGCGGAGGTTGTTCGCGGGCGTAAGCTTACCGCCGTGAAACCGATCGTTATCGATCTGAAAAATGCAGGGGCCGAGTTTTACGATCAGGAGGTGGTCAATGACAACGACCAGCTGATCACCAGCCGGACACCGGACGATCTTCCGGCGTTTAACCGCGAAGCGCTACGCCTGCTCGGCGCGTAA
- a CDS encoding YhbP family protein, whose protein sequence is METLAAINRWLAKQHVVTWCVYNEGEMWCANAFYYYDPERVAFYVMSEDKTRHAQMTGQQAKVAGTVNGQPKTVALIRGVQFKGEIRRLDGEESDARRKHYTRRFPVAAALKAPVWEIRLDELKFTDNTLGFGKKLHWLRAEQA, encoded by the coding sequence ATGGAAACACTGGCCGCCATTAACCGCTGGCTGGCGAAGCAGCATGTTGTCACCTGGTGCGTCTACAACGAGGGTGAGATGTGGTGCGCCAACGCCTTTTACTACTACGATCCGGAGCGCGTCGCATTTTACGTCATGAGCGAAGACAAAACGCGTCATGCGCAGATGACCGGTCAGCAGGCAAAAGTCGCGGGCACGGTAAATGGCCAGCCGAAAACGGTCGCGCTGATCCGTGGGGTACAGTTTAAAGGGGAAATCCGTCGCCTGGACGGAGAAGAGAGCGACGCGCGTCGTAAGCACTACACGCGCCGCTTCCCGGTTGCCGCTGCGCTAAAAGCCCCGGTGTGGGAAATCCGCCTCGATGAGCTGAAATTTACCGACAACACCCTGGGCTTTGGCAAGAAGCTGCACTGGTTACGCGCCGAGCAGGCGTAG
- a CDS encoding YraN family protein has protein sequence MAQIPAGANRPGQLSRKETGDAWELKARRWLEGKGLRFIAANVRGRGGEIDLIMKDGQVIVFVEVRFRQSSRFGGAAASVTLAKQHKLLQTAHLWLAHHNGSFDTVDCRFDVIAFTGNEIEWLKNAFGEDA, from the coding sequence ATGGCTCAAATACCAGCAGGGGCAAATCGTCCCGGCCAGTTAAGCCGTAAAGAGACCGGCGATGCGTGGGAGTTAAAAGCGCGTCGCTGGCTTGAAGGCAAAGGACTGCGCTTTATCGCCGCTAACGTCCGCGGGCGCGGCGGCGAAATTGATCTGATCATGAAAGACGGTCAGGTGATTGTGTTTGTAGAAGTCCGCTTTCGACAGTCTTCCCGTTTTGGCGGTGCTGCCGCCAGCGTGACGCTCGCCAAACAACATAAATTATTACAGACTGCCCACTTGTGGCTTGCCCACCATAATGGGAGCTTTGATACTGTGGATTGCCGTTTCGATGTGATAGCCTTCACCGGAAATGAGATCGAATGGCTTAAAAACGCTTTTGGCGAAGACGCATAA